In one Brevibacterium sp. CBA3109 genomic region, the following are encoded:
- the dacB gene encoding D-alanyl-D-alanine carboxypeptidase/D-alanyl-D-alanine endopeptidase, translating to MNQIPERRRRKRSKKAVAGITAGSLAVVLAAVAAVDAYDVFPELPGILTTDPAIEVQAIPAPDAQGKDLPAPASALDDSAPVPTTIPDKVDKVLSDAKVKGFGIEIRDGLSDDILYAKKENRPRTPASVTKVLTASAALLTVGGQKRLSTTTEFDPSTSTVTLTGGGDSLLGAGESQPGAVNGHAGLTTLAQRTAESLQSQNVAEVALGLDTSRYTGEDFSPGWERGDIAKGVITPIQPLMIDTGYVGSKDKEWRPRSEHPAKDAFAVFSKELKAAGITVTDTPKPAAEAGDGARPDGDSEASELAEVESATISEIVKYALVHSDNVVAEVLGNEVAIAQGEPGSLEGAPEAVLAALSDSVDLGSTHLEDTSGLSYGNQISPHDLTTILQASVVADDSLASLISYLPVGGLTGTLTQRFTEDENAAGTVHAKTGTLSTVTSLAGGVLDADGRYLVFTLQIDDVDKEKILEARKTVDDVVAALANCGCR from the coding sequence TTGAACCAGATCCCTGAGCGGAGAAGGCGGAAGCGGTCGAAGAAGGCTGTCGCCGGTATCACTGCAGGCAGCCTCGCCGTCGTGCTGGCCGCGGTGGCGGCAGTCGACGCCTACGACGTCTTCCCCGAGCTGCCGGGAATACTGACCACTGACCCCGCGATCGAGGTCCAGGCGATCCCCGCGCCCGACGCACAGGGGAAAGACCTGCCCGCGCCAGCCTCGGCGCTGGATGATTCCGCACCCGTGCCCACCACGATCCCCGACAAGGTGGACAAGGTCCTCTCCGACGCCAAGGTCAAGGGCTTCGGGATCGAGATCCGCGACGGGCTCAGCGATGACATCCTCTACGCCAAGAAGGAGAACAGACCTCGCACGCCGGCCTCGGTGACGAAGGTGCTCACTGCGTCGGCGGCGCTGCTGACGGTCGGTGGGCAGAAGCGTCTGAGCACGACCACGGAATTCGACCCGTCCACCTCGACGGTGACCCTGACCGGCGGCGGCGACTCGCTGCTGGGTGCGGGGGAGTCCCAGCCGGGTGCCGTGAATGGCCACGCTGGCCTGACGACACTGGCGCAGCGCACCGCTGAGTCGCTGCAGAGCCAGAACGTCGCCGAGGTGGCCCTGGGCCTGGACACATCCCGGTACACGGGCGAGGACTTCAGCCCCGGATGGGAACGCGGTGACATCGCCAAGGGCGTCATCACACCGATCCAGCCGCTGATGATCGACACCGGCTACGTCGGCAGCAAAGACAAGGAGTGGCGACCACGCAGCGAGCACCCGGCCAAGGACGCCTTCGCTGTCTTCTCCAAGGAACTCAAAGCGGCCGGAATCACGGTCACCGACACCCCGAAGCCTGCTGCGGAGGCTGGGGACGGCGCGAGACCCGATGGAGACTCTGAAGCCAGCGAGCTGGCGGAGGTGGAGTCGGCGACGATCTCCGAGATCGTTAAATACGCGCTCGTGCACAGTGACAACGTCGTTGCCGAGGTTCTCGGCAATGAGGTCGCCATCGCCCAGGGCGAGCCGGGCAGCCTGGAGGGCGCCCCCGAAGCCGTGCTGGCGGCCCTGTCCGATTCCGTTGACCTGGGCAGCACCCACCTCGAGGACACCTCGGGCCTGTCCTATGGCAACCAGATCAGTCCGCACGACCTGACGACCATCCTGCAGGCGTCGGTCGTCGCCGACGATTCGCTGGCCAGCCTCATCAGCTATCTGCCCGTCGGCGGACTGACCGGCACACTGACACAACGTTTCACCGAAGATGAGAACGCAGCCGGGACGGTGCACGCGAAGACGGGGACCCTGTCGACCGTGACCTCACTGGCAGGAGGAGTGCTCGACGCTGATGGACGCTATCTCGTCTTCACCCTGCAGATCGACGACGTAGACAAGGAGAAAATATTGGAAGCCAGGAAGACCGTGGACGATGTCGTGGCAGCACTTGCGAATTGCGGCTGCCGATGA
- a CDS encoding CPBP family intramembrane glutamic endopeptidase: MRDELEPQEKKRLWFELGLVAALSLGQSAVYAIVRLADITSRGPISEAQAKLNTSMSPRPGFDLVYQILDIGFTLVPVLLALYLLTRDTDAPPLSTRLGVNGQSGKDFGRGTLIFTIIGIGTLAVYAGGRALGITAEIQPANLGDHWWAVPVLILAAAKNGIVEEVIIFGFGAERLQRLGYGMWPIIISLAVFRASYHLYQGIGPFIGNVAMGIIFGWYFMRRGRLMPLVWAHFIIDAVGFLAPGILALVDIG; this comes from the coding sequence ATGAGAGACGAGCTCGAACCACAGGAGAAGAAACGCCTGTGGTTCGAGCTCGGTCTCGTTGCCGCACTCTCGCTGGGCCAATCCGCTGTCTATGCGATTGTGCGCTTGGCCGACATCACCTCCCGCGGTCCGATCAGCGAAGCCCAGGCGAAGCTCAACACCTCGATGTCGCCGCGGCCCGGGTTCGACCTCGTCTACCAGATCCTCGATATCGGTTTCACCCTTGTGCCCGTGCTCCTGGCCCTCTACCTGCTCACTCGCGACACCGATGCCCCGCCCCTGAGCACACGGCTGGGCGTGAACGGTCAGAGCGGGAAAGACTTCGGTCGTGGAACGCTGATCTTCACCATCATCGGCATCGGCACTCTGGCCGTCTACGCGGGCGGCAGGGCCCTGGGGATCACGGCCGAGATCCAGCCTGCCAACCTCGGCGATCATTGGTGGGCCGTTCCCGTGCTCATCCTGGCGGCAGCGAAGAACGGCATCGTCGAAGAGGTCATCATCTTCGGCTTCGGGGCCGAACGGCTCCAGCGTCTGGGCTACGGGATGTGGCCGATCATCATCAGCCTGGCGGTCTTTCGTGCCAGCTACCACCTGTACCAGGGCATCGGGCCGTTCATCGGAAACGTTGCCATGGGCATCATCTTCGGATGGTACTTCATGCGCAGGGGCAGACTGATGCCGTTGGTGTGGGCGCACTTCATCATCGATGCCGTGGGCTTCCTGGCACCGGGAATCCTCGCCCTCGTCGACATCGGCTGA
- a CDS encoding efflux RND transporter permease subunit: MSFLTRLSLRNRALIALISVVAIIFGIIGAGALKQELFPSLDNPQATVTASYEGATPEAVEQEVTDPLEGVLTALPEVEDMTSTSSAGSSSITVSTKYGEDSDDVVKALQRAVSQVQARLPDGVEPTVNTAGTDDIPVLALSVTSDADEDKLAANLDDIAEPELKKIDGVSQVLISGAKTKQVEVTIRRDDLEDEGANLDEIAGILQANGIPTSAGELKSDEGTAPVEVGTRIRSVDAIQDLVISGKDDPVKLSDVADVTIANQPVESISRTNGQPSLSVSIMKESDANTVDVSDAVAEKLPDLEKSMGDNTEFVSAFDQAPFIEQSIHDLLVEGGLGLFFAVLVILVFLLSVRATIITAISIPLSLLIALVGLWMGGETLNMLTLGALTISIGRVVDDSIVVIEAIRRRHASGGEKFANILAAVSEVSGAITASTLSTVAVFLPLAFVSGQTGEMFRPFALTATIALLSSLFVALTIVPVLAYWFLRQREAKVKLTREEKAEIRRNRKGMLSEWRSESKAAKKASKKQNILTAGRHDEPGTESRTAGAGSVRTRSDATTSTAPRYDSSAEETGEVDELAGMHSPVTRLQKTYMPLISFSTKHPVVMILVAVLVLGGTGAMIPQLKTELFGDTGQDSLQISQTFDPGTDLDEASKQAEPVEKILKDNSDVESYQLSVGGTTFGFTNDSSITGTYIVTSKSGISAQSISDELQKDFDGLKDVGQVEVQSQSSMPGAQTIDVTLSGSDTKELDDATKAVTDKLEGVSGTQSVTSDIEAVQPVIEVKVDHKKAAEENLTEATIGQYVQRAMHGQNIGEVVIDNVSHSVLLFDRNADTVDELRDLKIPGKPKEIAPAGPAAGAADGGAGAAGGAGGDAGAAGAMAGAPAPTSEPRFIDLSDVAEVKEVKTAPTIRHTDSQRSTTVSVTPAGDDLGTVSADVQSALDEVDVPDSVSVDTGGATQEQNDAFSQLGLAMLAAILIVFVIMVATFKSLLQPLILLVSIPFAATGSIGLSLLTDTPLGLTSMIGLLMLIGIVVTNAIVLIDLINRFRTRGVDLRAAIVHGARLRYRPILMTAAATIFALVPMALGLTGGGVFISKPLAIVVIGGLVSSTLLTLILVPVLYLVLEGAKERRAEKKYVKNMARGQVLDVAEARAEQRPDAPDRARSGKRSGTTAEAGSVATVEREEPSPPASGTAVERPDTGEEPKH, encoded by the coding sequence GTGAGTTTTCTGACCCGTTTGAGCCTGAGGAATCGCGCACTCATTGCGCTCATCTCCGTCGTCGCCATCATCTTCGGCATCATCGGAGCGGGAGCTCTCAAACAGGAGCTGTTCCCCTCACTGGACAACCCGCAGGCCACGGTCACCGCCTCATACGAAGGTGCGACGCCCGAGGCCGTGGAACAGGAGGTCACCGACCCCCTCGAAGGTGTGCTGACGGCTCTGCCCGAGGTCGAGGACATGACCTCGACCTCCTCGGCGGGCAGCTCCTCGATCACAGTGAGCACGAAGTACGGCGAAGACTCCGACGATGTGGTCAAGGCCCTCCAGCGGGCAGTCTCACAGGTCCAGGCCCGGTTGCCCGACGGGGTCGAACCCACCGTGAACACGGCTGGAACCGATGACATCCCCGTCCTCGCACTGTCCGTAACCTCGGACGCAGACGAGGACAAACTCGCCGCCAACCTTGATGACATCGCCGAACCCGAACTGAAGAAGATCGACGGCGTCTCACAGGTCCTGATCTCCGGTGCGAAGACCAAACAGGTCGAGGTCACCATCCGCCGCGATGACCTCGAGGATGAGGGCGCCAACCTCGACGAGATCGCCGGCATCCTCCAGGCCAATGGAATCCCCACCTCGGCGGGCGAACTGAAGAGCGACGAGGGCACGGCACCGGTCGAGGTCGGCACCCGCATCCGCTCCGTGGATGCCATCCAGGACCTTGTCATCAGCGGCAAGGACGACCCGGTCAAGCTCTCCGACGTCGCCGACGTCACGATCGCGAACCAACCCGTCGAGTCGATCTCGCGCACCAACGGACAGCCTTCACTGTCGGTGTCGATCATGAAGGAATCCGACGCCAACACCGTTGACGTCTCCGATGCTGTTGCCGAAAAGCTGCCCGATCTTGAGAAGTCGATGGGGGACAACACGGAGTTCGTCTCCGCGTTCGATCAGGCACCATTCATCGAACAGTCGATCCACGATCTGCTCGTCGAGGGCGGCCTGGGACTGTTCTTCGCGGTCCTCGTCATCCTCGTGTTCCTGCTCTCGGTGCGTGCCACGATCATCACGGCGATCTCTATTCCGCTCTCGCTGCTCATCGCCTTGGTCGGGCTGTGGATGGGCGGTGAGACCCTGAACATGCTGACACTGGGAGCACTGACGATCTCCATCGGCCGCGTCGTCGACGACTCGATCGTCGTCATCGAGGCGATCCGACGACGGCACGCCTCGGGTGGTGAGAAGTTTGCGAACATCCTCGCCGCCGTCTCCGAAGTCTCTGGGGCCATCACCGCCTCGACACTGTCGACCGTCGCCGTGTTCCTGCCGCTGGCCTTCGTCTCCGGCCAGACCGGAGAGATGTTCCGACCCTTCGCCCTGACAGCCACCATCGCCCTGCTCTCGAGCCTGTTCGTGGCGCTGACGATCGTGCCCGTCCTCGCTTACTGGTTCCTGCGGCAGCGTGAGGCGAAGGTCAAACTCACCCGCGAGGAGAAGGCGGAGATCCGCCGGAACCGCAAGGGAATGCTCTCCGAATGGAGGAGTGAGAGCAAGGCCGCGAAGAAGGCGTCCAAGAAGCAGAATATCCTCACCGCCGGACGCCATGACGAGCCCGGCACCGAGTCCAGGACTGCAGGTGCTGGGTCTGTGCGCACCAGAAGCGATGCCACCACCTCGACAGCGCCGCGCTATGACTCCAGCGCGGAGGAGACCGGTGAGGTCGATGAGCTTGCCGGCATGCATTCGCCGGTGACACGGCTGCAGAAGACCTATATGCCGCTCATCTCGTTCTCCACCAAGCACCCGGTCGTGATGATCCTGGTCGCCGTCCTCGTCCTCGGCGGCACCGGAGCGATGATTCCGCAGCTGAAGACCGAACTCTTCGGCGACACCGGCCAGGACAGCCTGCAGATCTCGCAGACCTTCGACCCTGGCACCGACCTCGATGAAGCCTCGAAGCAGGCAGAACCGGTCGAGAAGATCCTCAAGGACAACAGCGACGTCGAGTCCTATCAGCTCTCCGTGGGCGGAACCACATTCGGATTCACGAACGATTCGTCGATCACAGGCACCTACATCGTCACCTCGAAGTCGGGGATCTCGGCGCAGTCGATCTCCGATGAGCTGCAGAAGGACTTCGACGGGCTCAAGGACGTCGGCCAGGTCGAGGTGCAGAGCCAGAGTTCGATGCCCGGTGCCCAGACCATCGACGTCACGCTGTCGGGATCCGACACCAAAGAACTCGACGACGCTACGAAGGCCGTCACGGACAAGCTCGAGGGCGTCTCCGGCACCCAGTCGGTGACCAGTGACATCGAAGCGGTCCAGCCCGTCATCGAGGTCAAGGTCGATCACAAGAAGGCCGCGGAGGAGAACCTGACGGAAGCAACCATCGGCCAATACGTCCAGCGGGCGATGCACGGCCAGAACATCGGTGAGGTCGTCATCGACAACGTGTCGCATTCGGTGCTCCTCTTCGACCGCAACGCCGACACGGTCGACGAACTGCGCGACCTCAAGATCCCCGGCAAGCCGAAGGAGATCGCTCCAGCCGGTCCCGCTGCTGGTGCTGCAGACGGCGGAGCTGGTGCTGCAGGAGGAGCCGGAGGTGACGCCGGCGCGGCCGGGGCCATGGCCGGCGCTCCAGCGCCGACGTCTGAGCCCCGGTTCATCGATCTCAGTGACGTCGCCGAGGTGAAAGAGGTCAAGACCGCACCGACGATCCGGCACACCGATTCTCAGCGTTCGACCACGGTGTCGGTGACCCCCGCCGGTGACGACTTGGGAACCGTGTCCGCGGATGTGCAGTCAGCGCTGGACGAGGTCGACGTTCCCGACTCGGTGAGCGTCGACACCGGTGGTGCCACGCAGGAGCAGAACGACGCGTTCTCCCAGCTGGGCTTGGCCATGCTGGCCGCGATCCTCATCGTGTTCGTCATCATGGTCGCCACGTTCAAGTCGCTGCTGCAGCCATTGATCCTGCTGGTCTCGATCCCGTTCGCAGCCACCGGATCCATCGGGCTGTCACTGCTGACCGACACTCCGCTGGGCCTGACGTCGATGATCGGTCTGCTCATGCTCATCGGCATCGTTGTCACCAACGCGATCGTGCTCATCGACCTGATCAACCGTTTCAGAACTCGAGGCGTCGATCTGCGCGCGGCGATCGTCCATGGCGCCAGGCTGCGTTATCGTCCGATCCTCATGACCGCGGCAGCGACGATCTTCGCGCTCGTGCCGATGGCGCTGGGCCTGACCGGCGGGGGTGTGTTCATCTCGAAGCCGCTGGCGATCGTCGTCATCGGCGGTCTCGTCAGCTCGACCCTGCTCACGCTCATCCTCGTGCCTGTCCTCTACCTCGTGCTCGAAGGGGCGAAGGAACGTCGGGCCGAGAAGAAGTACGTGAAGAACATGGCGCGTGGCCAGGTCCTCGACGTCGCCGAGGCGAGAGCCGAGCAACGTCCGGATGCGCCGGACCGCGCCCGCTCCGGCAAGCGGTCGGGCACCACCGCCGAGGCGGGGTCAGTGGCCACAGTCGAACGCGAGGAGCCGAGCCCGCCGGCTTCGGGCACTGCGGTTGAGCGCCCTGACACAGGTGAGGAACCGAAGCACTGA
- a CDS encoding VOC family protein, whose amino-acid sequence MKLDHVSFASEPDGYKATAERISEKLGVVPYDGGVHPRFGTRNLIFPLANGHYLEVVEALEHPAALSTPFGQAVRARSELGGGWMGWCVSVDDLAGVETRLERKAVDGNRTPESGLELRWLQIGIKGLIADPQLPFFIKWAADSSQHPSSYKTNGDVALDTLQIAGDRERLRDWLGTQDPKPIPEIHIDWSAPHGTPGIMSISFDTAKNGLVTI is encoded by the coding sequence ATGAAACTCGATCATGTGTCCTTCGCCAGCGAACCAGACGGGTACAAAGCCACTGCCGAGAGAATCTCGGAGAAGCTCGGCGTGGTTCCCTACGACGGTGGTGTGCATCCTCGATTCGGTACCAGGAATCTGATCTTCCCTCTCGCAAACGGTCATTACCTCGAAGTCGTCGAAGCCTTGGAGCACCCGGCCGCGCTGTCAACACCCTTCGGCCAGGCAGTCCGAGCTCGATCCGAGCTCGGCGGCGGCTGGATGGGCTGGTGCGTTTCGGTCGATGACCTCGCCGGAGTGGAGACCCGCCTCGAGCGCAAAGCCGTCGACGGAAACCGCACCCCAGAATCAGGCCTGGAACTCAGGTGGCTGCAGATCGGAATCAAGGGGCTCATCGCCGACCCCCAGCTTCCGTTCTTCATCAAGTGGGCAGCCGACTCGTCTCAGCATCCCTCGTCGTATAAGACCAACGGCGACGTCGCACTCGACACCCTGCAGATCGCCGGGGATCGTGAACGACTCCGCGACTGGCTGGGCACCCAGGATCCCAAGCCGATCCCGGAGATCCACATCGACTGGTCGGCGCCGCACGGCACCCCCGGCATCATGTCGATCAGCTTCGACACCGCGAAGAACGGCCTCGTCACCATCTGA
- a CDS encoding inorganic diphosphatase — protein MELLATIEIPRGSRNKYEVDHETGRVKLDRYLYTSMQYPADYGFFEDTLGNDGDPLDVLVLLPEPLFPGVLIDVRPIGMFKMEDEAGGDDKVLGVTAGDPRWESYQDIGDVDQFTLDSIEHFFTRYKDLEPGKFVKGSSWVGRAEAEAEVNASIARFKESH, from the coding sequence ATGGAACTCTTGGCCACAATCGAGATCCCGCGCGGATCGCGCAACAAGTATGAGGTCGATCATGAGACCGGTCGAGTCAAACTCGACCGCTACCTCTACACCTCGATGCAGTACCCCGCAGATTACGGCTTCTTCGAGGACACCTTGGGCAACGACGGTGACCCGCTCGACGTTCTCGTGCTGCTGCCCGAGCCTCTGTTCCCGGGCGTTCTCATCGATGTGCGCCCCATCGGCATGTTCAAGATGGAAGACGAAGCAGGCGGGGACGACAAGGTCCTCGGAGTCACGGCCGGCGATCCTCGGTGGGAGAGCTACCAGGACATCGGCGACGTCGACCAGTTCACCCTCGACTCGATCGAGCACTTCTTCACTCGCTACAAGGACCTTGAGCCGGGCAAGTTCGTCAAGGGCTCCAGCTGGGTCGGCCGCGCTGAGGCCGAGGCCGAGGTCAACGCCTCGATCGCCCGCTTCAAAGAGTCTCACTGA
- a CDS encoding PhoX family phosphatase produces the protein MAPLRELLPMAGHVRGKRSPVTCALKCDNACTKAICNTSSNSYFRDIVGAQLSRRAVLGASAAGALTIAVTTAPSPTTRAAAAAAGTRGSLDFTAIDPVQHEVDKFIVPEGYSWHPVVRWGDPLFPDAPKFDPENQSVESQRRQFGYNNDYLQIQVDDSGDGNRALLFSNQEYTNDALMYPDTLDKATQRAISRDAHGLTVAELVRTNEKTPWKVDVNGANHRRFLIDTEYEFTGPAAGSDLLRTKDYPGGDKVQGTLGNCSGGLTPWGTLVSGEENFNSYFKAQGTSAADKRYGLSNDASANGWEADLNRFDTNNSGYSNEANRFGWIVEVDPRDPESTPLKHTNLGRLKHEGANITIADSGQAVAYMGDDERFDYLYKFVSTDKYIAGDLSHNMTLLTKGDLFVAKFTGNSPKGEIDGSGEVPTDGEFDGSGQWLPLIKDGKSQISGMAIEEVLVNTRLAADKVGPTKMDRCEDVEPNPVNGKIYVACTNNSDRGVDGKAAADEANPRTENRDGHIVELTERSGDHTGTEFDWTLLLVCGDPKQGDATYFAGFPDDQVSPISCPDNVAFDTAGNLWISTDGAPDGIGYCDGLFRVTIEGEQRGRVEQFLSVPCEGEVCGPLIHDSYNSAFVAVQHPGEDGEYSDQHSRFPDYVDATDVDKGVAAIPRPTVVQVIKGSGEEPNDPPTEDPKDADADSEGNEDGSSDSVDGAEGSADGSDGSSEGSKSGSQDGAKDAAAAGAAGASDAGSNGGSGSSGSGSGSGGSGSGGSGSGGSGSGGSGSGGGGDLPRTGNDSTLPLLGGGAGLLAAGGAMATAAHMRKKKSAEGVEDLPEESAEA, from the coding sequence ATGGCACCCCTACGTGAACTTCTGCCCATGGCCGGCCACGTCCGTGGCAAGCGCAGCCCCGTCACCTGCGCGCTCAAATGCGACAACGCGTGCACGAAGGCCATCTGCAACACGTCGTCCAACAGCTACTTCCGTGACATCGTCGGGGCACAGCTGTCCCGCCGAGCAGTGCTGGGGGCGTCGGCGGCGGGAGCATTGACCATCGCAGTCACGACCGCACCGAGTCCGACCACGCGTGCAGCCGCGGCAGCGGCCGGCACCAGGGGCAGCCTCGACTTCACCGCAATCGACCCGGTCCAGCACGAGGTCGACAAGTTCATCGTCCCCGAGGGCTACTCCTGGCATCCCGTCGTGCGCTGGGGTGACCCGCTGTTCCCGGACGCGCCGAAGTTCGATCCCGAGAACCAGAGCGTCGAATCGCAGCGTCGCCAATTCGGGTACAACAACGACTACCTCCAGATCCAGGTCGATGACAGTGGAGACGGCAACCGTGCCCTCCTGTTCTCGAACCAGGAGTACACGAACGACGCGCTCATGTACCCGGACACCTTAGACAAAGCCACCCAGCGCGCCATCAGCCGCGACGCTCACGGGCTGACCGTGGCGGAACTGGTTCGGACCAATGAGAAGACCCCGTGGAAGGTTGATGTCAACGGCGCGAACCACCGCCGGTTCCTCATCGACACCGAATACGAGTTCACCGGACCGGCAGCCGGATCCGACCTGCTCCGGACCAAGGACTACCCAGGCGGCGACAAGGTCCAGGGCACCCTGGGCAACTGCTCGGGCGGTCTGACTCCCTGGGGAACACTGGTCTCCGGGGAGGAGAACTTCAACTCCTATTTCAAGGCGCAGGGCACCTCGGCGGCCGACAAGCGCTACGGTCTGAGCAACGACGCCTCCGCGAACGGCTGGGAAGCCGATCTGAACCGCTTCGACACGAACAACTCCGGCTACTCTAACGAGGCCAACCGATTCGGCTGGATCGTCGAGGTCGACCCGCGAGATCCCGAATCGACTCCGCTCAAGCACACGAACCTGGGACGCCTCAAGCACGAGGGTGCGAACATCACGATCGCCGATTCCGGTCAGGCCGTCGCCTACATGGGCGATGATGAGAGGTTCGACTACCTCTACAAGTTCGTCTCCACGGACAAATACATCGCAGGCGACCTGTCGCACAACATGACCCTGCTGACCAAGGGCGACCTGTTCGTCGCGAAGTTCACGGGCAACTCCCCGAAGGGTGAGATCGACGGCAGCGGTGAGGTGCCGACCGACGGTGAGTTCGATGGCAGCGGGCAGTGGCTGCCGCTGATCAAGGACGGCAAGTCGCAGATCTCGGGAATGGCCATCGAAGAGGTGCTGGTCAACACCCGATTGGCAGCGGACAAGGTCGGCCCGACGAAGATGGACCGCTGTGAGGACGTCGAGCCCAACCCAGTCAACGGAAAGATCTACGTCGCGTGCACGAACAACTCGGACCGTGGCGTGGACGGCAAGGCCGCAGCCGACGAGGCGAACCCGCGCACCGAGAACCGCGACGGACACATCGTGGAACTGACCGAGCGCAGCGGCGACCACACCGGCACCGAGTTCGACTGGACTCTGCTGTTGGTGTGCGGTGACCCGAAGCAGGGCGACGCAACCTACTTCGCAGGCTTCCCCGACGACCAGGTCTCACCGATCTCCTGCCCCGACAATGTCGCCTTCGACACCGCCGGCAACCTGTGGATCTCAACCGATGGTGCACCCGACGGCATCGGATACTGCGACGGCCTGTTCAGGGTCACCATCGAGGGTGAGCAGCGGGGACGCGTCGAGCAGTTCCTCTCCGTCCCGTGTGAAGGCGAGGTCTGCGGACCGCTCATCCACGACTCCTACAACTCGGCGTTCGTGGCCGTCCAGCACCCCGGTGAGGACGGCGAATACTCGGATCAGCACTCGCGGTTCCCCGACTACGTCGACGCCACGGATGTCGACAAGGGCGTGGCCGCGATTCCCCGCCCGACGGTGGTCCAGGTGATCAAGGGCAGCGGCGAAGAGCCCAACGACCCGCCGACAGAGGATCCGAAGGACGCGGACGCAGACTCCGAAGGGAACGAGGACGGCTCGTCGGACTCAGTCGATGGGGCTGAGGGCTCGGCCGATGGATCTGACGGCTCGTCCGAGGGCTCGAAGAGCGGATCGCAGGACGGTGCAAAAGACGCCGCCGCGGCCGGAGCGGCCGGCGCGAGTGATGCCGGTTCGAACGGCGGATCGGGTTCGAGCGGGTCCGGTTCGGGGTCAGGCGGTTCGGGGTCAGGCGGTTCGGGGTCAGGCGGTTCGGGGTCAGGTGGCTCCGGCTCCGGCGGTGGCGGTGACCTGCCGCGCACCGGCAACGACAGCACTCTGCCGCTGCTTGGCGGAGGTGCTGGTCTGCTTGCCGCAGGTGGTGCGATGGCCACTGCGGCACACATGCGCAAGAAGAAGTCGGCCGAAGGCGTTGAGGACCTCCCAGAGGAGTCCGCGGAGGCCTGA
- a CDS encoding MFS transporter produces MTNNDDVTNKDDEQTESNVASRRLPKEIYVLVAAAFIVALGYGIIAPVLPQFAASFNFGVTAATIVVSSFAFFRFVFSPSSGRLVDAFGERRIYITGLLIVAVSTAAVAFAQSYWQLLVFRGLGGIGSTMFSVSAMALIIRLAPIDARAKASSTYATAFLVGNIAGPVLGGAMAGWGMRIPFIIYAVGLLIAAIVVRIFLASTAEAGSSTKLGRARLDAAKDDPEQEVMTFRQAWQDSAYRSALFSAFVQGWSAMGIRVAIYPLFAIQALKADTAVAGLALTMFAIGNASAVTVVGRYADTYGRKPFIQWGLLILGLTTAALAFTDAIWVFFVFSIVAGVGSGLANPAQQATVADVIGRDRKGGRVLSRYQMALDGGAIVGPIIAGAIVDRFDYSWAFLLTGLLGVVAAAFWFTGRETKPRVVRTAERDERIEGDLN; encoded by the coding sequence GTGACGAACAACGACGACGTGACGAACAAAGACGACGAGCAGACAGAGTCGAACGTTGCCTCGCGCCGACTGCCCAAGGAGATCTACGTCCTTGTCGCGGCCGCCTTCATCGTGGCGTTGGGTTACGGCATCATCGCCCCCGTGCTTCCGCAGTTCGCGGCGAGCTTCAACTTCGGAGTCACCGCCGCCACGATCGTCGTCTCATCCTTCGCTTTCTTCCGGTTCGTGTTCTCGCCCTCCTCTGGCCGCCTCGTCGACGCCTTCGGTGAACGGCGCATCTACATCACCGGCCTCCTCATCGTCGCCGTCTCCACCGCGGCCGTCGCCTTCGCACAGAGCTACTGGCAGCTGCTGGTCTTCCGTGGGCTGGGCGGCATCGGCTCGACGATGTTCAGTGTCTCCGCGATGGCGCTGATCATCAGATTGGCTCCGATCGATGCCAGGGCCAAGGCCTCGAGCACCTATGCCACTGCCTTCCTCGTCGGCAATATCGCCGGCCCCGTCCTCGGCGGTGCGATGGCCGGATGGGGAATGCGCATCCCGTTCATCATCTACGCCGTCGGCCTCCTCATTGCGGCCATCGTCGTCCGTATTTTCCTCGCCTCCACTGCGGAGGCCGGGTCCTCGACGAAACTGGGGCGCGCTCGCCTCGATGCGGCCAAGGACGATCCCGAGCAGGAGGTCATGACCTTCCGGCAGGCGTGGCAGGACTCGGCCTACCGCAGTGCACTGTTCTCGGCGTTCGTCCAGGGCTGGTCGGCGATGGGTATCCGTGTGGCCATCTACCCGCTCTTCGCTATCCAGGCGCTCAAGGCCGACACCGCCGTGGCCGGGTTGGCGCTGACGATGTTCGCGATAGGCAATGCTTCAGCTGTCACCGTCGTCGGCAGGTATGCGGACACCTACGGGCGCAAGCCCTTCATCCAATGGGGACTGCTGATCCTCGGCTTGACCACCGCTGCACTGGCCTTCACAGACGCGATCTGGGTGTTCTTCGTATTCTCCATCGTCGCCGGCGTCGGCTCCGGACTCGCGAACCCGGCCCAGCAGGCAACCGTGGCCGACGTCATCGGGCGTGATCGCAAGGGCGGCCGCGTGCTCTCGAGATACCAGATGGCCCTCGACGGCGGCGCCATCGTCGGTCCCATCATCGCCGGTGCCATCGTCGATCGCTTCGACTATTCGTGGGCATTCCTGCTCACCGGGCTCCTCGGCGTCGTAGCTGCCGCTTTCTGGTTCACCGGCCGTGAGACCAAACCCCGCGTGGTGCGCACAGCCGAGCGGGATGAGCGGATCGAGGGCGATCTGAACTGA